A genomic window from Streptomyces broussonetiae includes:
- a CDS encoding peptidase inhibitor family I36 protein, translated as MKRPTAVLAAALLAAGALATAPAPASATSAAACPAGYFCVWTGPNFTGQRFTFSGDDEEWESAVSHKDTSWANHGVSGPGVKDHVKVYSGRDHTGDVTLCLAPGQEVAQNRLAAGRGASSEWTMRC; from the coding sequence GTGAAGCGTCCGACCGCCGTTCTGGCCGCTGCGCTGCTTGCTGCCGGAGCTCTTGCTACCGCCCCCGCCCCCGCCTCAGCCACATCAGCCGCCGCCTGCCCCGCTGGGTACTTCTGCGTTTGGACCGGACCGAACTTCACGGGCCAACGGTTCACCTTCAGCGGCGACGATGAAGAGTGGGAAAGCGCCGTGTCGCACAAGGACACCTCTTGGGCTAACCACGGCGTGTCCGGCCCCGGAGTCAAGGACCACGTCAAGGTCTACAGCGGGCGCGACCACACGGGCGACGTCACTCTCTGCCTCGCGCCCGGCCAGGAAGTCGCCCAAAACCGCTTGGCTGCCGGTCGGGGAGCGTCCAGCGAATGGACGATGCGCTGCTGA
- a CDS encoding IS110 family RNA-guided transposase yields the protein MVVLGIDAHKRNHTAVAADERGRELGTHTTGTTSSDHLRLLAWARRFGEHRLWAVEDCRQLSRRLEADLLAAGERIVRVPPKLMANCRKAARTYGKSDPIDALAVARAALREPDLPTAQLDGPSRELRLLVDYREDLVTERTRIINRMRWHLHELDPGLDPPARSLTHSRQVAVVEDRLRDSDGIVARLARRLLARCQALTDEIRELEKEITGRIETLAPNLLKIPGCGTLTAAKILGETADVTRFRSEAAFARHNGTAPLPVWSGNRARHRLSRTGNRQLNTALHRIAVTQAHYHPDARAYLQRRQNAGNTTTEAIRALKRHLSDVVYRALRRDARESHSNVITLATAA from the coding sequence ATGGTCGTCTTGGGAATTGATGCCCACAAGCGCAACCACACCGCAGTCGCTGCTGATGAGCGAGGCCGTGAGCTTGGGACTCACACCACCGGCACCACCAGTTCCGATCACCTGCGTTTACTGGCCTGGGCACGGCGGTTCGGCGAGCACCGTCTGTGGGCGGTGGAAGACTGCCGACAACTCTCCCGGCGGCTGGAAGCCGATCTACTGGCAGCCGGGGAACGCATTGTCCGCGTGCCTCCCAAGCTCATGGCCAACTGCCGTAAGGCGGCCCGCACATACGGCAAGTCCGACCCCATCGATGCCTTGGCCGTCGCCCGGGCCGCGCTGCGTGAACCCGACCTACCCACAGCCCAACTGGACGGGCCCAGCAGGGAACTGCGCTTGCTGGTCGACTACCGCGAAGACCTGGTCACCGAACGCACGCGCATCATCAACCGGATGCGCTGGCATCTGCACGAACTCGACCCCGGTCTTGATCCCCCGGCTCGCAGCCTGACACATTCCCGGCAGGTCGCCGTGGTCGAGGACCGTTTGCGTGATTCCGACGGCATCGTTGCACGGCTGGCCAGGCGACTGCTGGCTCGCTGCCAGGCACTGACCGACGAGATCCGTGAGCTGGAGAAGGAGATCACCGGCAGGATCGAGACGCTGGCCCCGAACCTGCTGAAGATCCCCGGCTGCGGCACGCTCACCGCTGCGAAGATCCTGGGCGAGACCGCCGACGTCACGCGCTTCAGGTCCGAGGCCGCCTTCGCCCGACACAACGGCACCGCACCCCTGCCCGTGTGGTCGGGCAACCGCGCACGACACCGACTCAGTCGTACCGGAAACCGCCAGCTCAACACAGCCCTGCACCGCATCGCGGTCACCCAGGCCCATTACCACCCCGACGCCCGCGCTTACCTCCAGCGTCGGCAGAACGCCGGCAACACCACAACCGAAGCCATCCGCGCCCTCAAGCGTCACCTGTCCGACGTCGTCTACCGGGCCCTCCGGCGCGACGCCCGAGAATCACACAGCAACGTGATCACTCTCGCAACGGCCGCTTGA
- a CDS encoding glycosyltransferase family 4 protein: MSIVARVYGYPPDHNAGSEWMLHSMLRPLAERGHQVEVWLSHPGRSEKTYEIDGVRVVPFQEGIDFAAHAHTADVLVSHYENVPLVAGLARERLIPLAVICHDNFATSFHNAAGADLVVYNSEWIRRDGEIFYARYPREFLPRHSIVVRPPVIAKEYRTQPGDCATLVNLNPDKGGELFWQIAAWTPQWKFLGVRGAYGQQIMPPPRLPNCEVLDGVPGQQMREHVYSRSRVMLMPSLYESWGRVAVEAFASGIPVIAHPTPGLVESLGEAGIFAYRDDLNAWIDALTSLQDPDNWARASQRAAARSLELSATPDIATWCDAIESLAMKRTANGVRKRAIGTLVDVGEMSHSLGEDSALRGTNRACGRHGAAEHRETTTGPVDLQRKEGTS; this comes from the coding sequence ATGTCCATCGTGGCCCGGGTGTACGGGTATCCACCGGATCACAACGCGGGTTCGGAGTGGATGCTGCACTCGATGCTGCGGCCTCTGGCCGAGCGCGGTCACCAGGTGGAGGTCTGGCTGTCCCATCCCGGAAGGAGCGAGAAGACCTACGAGATCGACGGGGTGCGGGTCGTTCCCTTCCAGGAAGGCATCGACTTCGCCGCCCACGCCCACACAGCGGACGTGCTGGTCTCCCACTACGAGAACGTGCCCCTGGTCGCCGGCCTCGCCCGGGAGCGTCTCATCCCGCTGGCCGTGATCTGTCACGACAACTTCGCCACGAGCTTCCACAATGCGGCGGGTGCCGATCTCGTCGTCTACAACAGCGAGTGGATCCGCCGGGACGGCGAGATCTTCTACGCCCGCTACCCGCGCGAGTTCCTGCCCCGGCACAGCATCGTCGTCCGGCCGCCGGTGATCGCTAAGGAGTACCGCACGCAGCCCGGCGACTGCGCGACCCTGGTCAACCTCAACCCGGACAAGGGCGGTGAGCTGTTCTGGCAGATCGCCGCCTGGACACCGCAGTGGAAGTTCCTCGGCGTCCGCGGTGCCTACGGGCAGCAGATCATGCCGCCACCACGGCTGCCCAACTGCGAGGTCCTCGACGGCGTTCCCGGGCAGCAGATGCGCGAACACGTCTACAGCCGCTCCCGGGTGATGCTCATGCCGAGCCTGTACGAGTCCTGGGGACGCGTCGCTGTCGAGGCGTTCGCCTCGGGCATCCCCGTGATCGCCCACCCCACGCCCGGACTCGTCGAGTCCCTGGGTGAAGCCGGCATCTTCGCCTACCGCGACGACCTCAACGCCTGGATCGACGCTCTGACATCCCTGCAAGACCCGGACAACTGGGCCCGCGCCTCGCAACGGGCCGCAGCCCGCTCCCTCGAACTGAGCGCCACACCCGACATCGCCACCTGGTGCGACGCCATCGAATCGCTGGCCATGAAGCGCACGGCCAACGGCGTACGCAAGCGCGCCATCGGCACGCTCGTCGACGTGGGCGAGATGAGCCACAGCCTTGGGGAGGACTCCGCGCTCCGGGGGACGAACCGCGCCTGCGGCCGTCATGGTGCCGCGGAGCACAGAGAAACCACGACCGGTCCCGTCGACCTGCAACGAAAGGAAGGCACGTCTTGA
- a CDS encoding helicase associated domain-containing protein, giving the protein MAAFINLRVLNPEHEHWRRGVEAAVIYAREHGDLKVPFTYHVPGRDDQEVEAEGWPASLAGFPLGQWIADARRFYARGDMDEDRIEQLEKLGMVWSHYDVAWEEGLAAARGWAEANGHLLTPLDATHQGYKVGIWLKNARAAARKAQDIELRRAEGLLVGSSAGALSQERREQLEDIDPSWCPTWPVEWQRAFHLVRLHVEVGGDLPTEPGEVLNQGEDLGRWVRSVRLGWHNLTTVQQWMCEQVLGIEPAAEDEKPPPRRTQADKWALDYEAARQFYEREGHLRVPRKHVETIVVGLDGEAQDERELRLGAWLSNQRSRAATLSPERVEQFSSIDMRWS; this is encoded by the coding sequence TTGGCCGCGTTCATCAACCTGCGCGTCCTCAACCCCGAGCACGAGCACTGGCGGCGCGGTGTGGAGGCCGCCGTCATCTACGCCCGCGAACACGGCGACCTCAAGGTGCCGTTCACGTACCACGTACCCGGCCGCGACGACCAGGAGGTAGAAGCCGAGGGGTGGCCGGCCTCGCTCGCCGGGTTCCCCCTCGGGCAGTGGATCGCTGACGCCCGCCGCTTCTACGCCCGCGGTGACATGGACGAGGACCGCATCGAGCAGCTGGAGAAGCTGGGCATGGTGTGGTCGCACTACGACGTCGCGTGGGAAGAGGGCCTGGCCGCCGCGCGTGGGTGGGCCGAGGCGAACGGGCACCTGCTCACGCCGCTGGACGCCACCCACCAGGGCTACAAGGTGGGCATCTGGCTGAAGAACGCCAGGGCCGCCGCCCGCAAGGCGCAGGACATCGAGCTGCGGCGTGCCGAGGGCCTGCTGGTGGGATCGTCGGCCGGGGCGCTGTCGCAGGAGCGGCGCGAACAGCTGGAGGACATCGACCCGTCGTGGTGCCCCACCTGGCCCGTGGAGTGGCAGCGCGCCTTCCACCTCGTCCGGCTCCACGTGGAGGTCGGCGGTGACCTGCCGACCGAGCCCGGCGAGGTCCTGAACCAGGGCGAGGACCTTGGCCGGTGGGTGCGCTCGGTCCGGCTCGGCTGGCACAACCTCACCACCGTCCAGCAATGGATGTGTGAGCAGGTCCTCGGGATCGAGCCCGCGGCCGAGGACGAGAAGCCGCCCCCGCGCCGTACCCAGGCCGACAAGTGGGCGCTGGACTACGAGGCCGCCCGGCAGTTCTACGAGCGCGAGGGACACCTGCGCGTGCCGCGCAAGCACGTGGAGACCATCGTGGTCGGCCTCGACGGCGAGGCCCAGGATGAGCGGGAACTCCGACTCGGCGCATGGCTCAGCAACCAGCGGAGCAGGGCCGCGACGCTGTCGCCGGAACGCGTCGAGCAGTTCTCCAGCATCGACATGCGCTGGTCGTAG
- a CDS encoding DUF5317 family protein, giving the protein MGVTALILFGGPVAVGTAVGYLSGGRLSRIAGVRLRWLWLLWLAAAVQVAQLATAGLPGTAGHHLRAPLLALAIALALLWLGVNARGRTWPLKAGVGLALTGAVLNALPIAVNGRMPYSISSAAVAGLPAGSQTAKNVPAGRSTRLLALGDTIPLPPLHAVVSIGDVLLAIAAALLVATAMHHPANAAREGNQPCPTPSPGSAWR; this is encoded by the coding sequence ATGGGCGTCACCGCGCTGATTCTGTTCGGGGGACCGGTTGCTGTCGGAACGGCTGTGGGGTATCTCAGCGGTGGCCGGTTGAGCAGGATCGCAGGCGTGCGGCTGCGATGGCTGTGGCTGCTGTGGCTCGCGGCCGCTGTGCAGGTCGCGCAGCTGGCTACCGCCGGCCTTCCCGGCACTGCCGGACACCATCTCAGGGCACCGCTTCTTGCATTGGCCATTGCCCTTGCCCTCCTCTGGCTGGGCGTCAACGCGCGAGGCAGAACTTGGCCGTTGAAGGCGGGGGTGGGACTGGCACTCACGGGTGCCGTTCTCAATGCTCTGCCGATCGCCGTCAACGGCCGGATGCCCTACAGCATCTCCTCGGCGGCCGTCGCCGGGCTGCCCGCCGGGTCCCAGACTGCCAAAAACGTGCCAGCCGGGCGCAGCACCCGTCTGCTCGCCCTGGGCGACACCATCCCCCTTCCGCCTCTGCACGCCGTCGTCAGCATCGGCGACGTGCTCCTGGCGATCGCCGCGGCCCTGCTCGTCGCAACCGCCATGCACCACCCAGCCAACGCCGCTCGAGAAGGGAACCAGCCATGTCCCACACCCTCACCTGGCAGCGCCTGGCGCTGA
- a CDS encoding IS256 family transposase, giving the protein MTAPDSVPLHALAEDNLGAASPDLLRAMVKTFADALMSAEADALCNAEYGQVSDERVNHRNGYRPREWDTRAGTVELAIPKLRSGSYFPHWLLERRRRAEQALISVVATAYLLGVSTRRVEKLAESLGVTQLSKSQVSAMAKHLDEQVAAFRNRPLDAGPYAFVWVDALTQKVREGGRIINVHALIAVGVNADGHREILGLDVATAEDGAGWLAFLRSLIARGLSGVQLVISDAHMGLVNAIGATLPGASWQRCRTHYARALRRQLATAAGTQTVGQVRMSPDRAADPTAPPAARLGTPRPC; this is encoded by the coding sequence ATGACCGCACCCGACAGTGTGCCCCTGCACGCCCTCGCCGAAGACAACCTCGGCGCGGCGAGTCCCGATCTGCTGCGCGCGATGGTCAAGACGTTCGCCGACGCGCTCATGTCCGCAGAGGCCGATGCCCTCTGCAATGCCGAATACGGGCAGGTCAGCGACGAGCGAGTCAACCACCGCAACGGATATCGCCCGCGCGAGTGGGACACCCGGGCAGGCACCGTCGAACTCGCCATCCCCAAGCTCAGGTCCGGCAGTTACTTCCCGCACTGGCTGCTGGAGCGACGCCGGCGAGCCGAGCAAGCCCTCATCTCGGTGGTCGCCACCGCCTACCTGCTGGGCGTGAGCACGCGCCGGGTCGAGAAGCTCGCCGAGTCCCTCGGGGTGACCCAGCTGTCGAAGTCCCAGGTCAGCGCGATGGCTAAACACCTGGACGAACAAGTCGCCGCGTTCCGCAACCGGCCCCTGGATGCCGGCCCCTACGCCTTCGTCTGGGTGGATGCGCTCACGCAGAAGGTCCGCGAGGGCGGCCGCATCATCAACGTGCATGCGTTGATCGCGGTCGGCGTCAACGCCGACGGGCACCGCGAGATCCTCGGCTTGGACGTGGCCACCGCCGAGGACGGCGCCGGCTGGCTGGCCTTCCTGCGCTCACTGATCGCCCGCGGCCTGTCCGGCGTCCAACTGGTCATCTCGGATGCGCACATGGGCCTGGTCAACGCGATCGGCGCCACCCTGCCCGGCGCAAGCTGGCAGCGATGCCGTACTCACTACGCCCGCGCGTTGCGCCGCCAGTTAGCCACCGCAGCTGGAACCCAAACTGTGGGGCAGGTCAGGATGTCGCCCGATCGTGCAGCAGACCCAACGGCCCCACCAGCCGCGAGGCTTGGGACGCCGCGACCGTGCTGA
- a CDS encoding transposase, with protein MASRKRIYDAEFREGAVRIVTETGKPIPEVAEDLGIHPGTLHSWVSRARRNGSPSSDRPVAEPSPGGRLRESERSELERLRAEAEEKDKRIRELASPAGRSAGWRSC; from the coding sequence ATGGCATCCAGGAAGCGCATCTACGACGCCGAGTTCCGCGAGGGGGCGGTACGGATCGTGACGGAGACCGGGAAGCCGATTCCGGAAGTGGCTGAGGATCTGGGCATCCACCCGGGGACGTTGCACAGCTGGGTGTCGCGGGCGCGGCGCAACGGGTCGCCGTCGTCGGATCGGCCGGTGGCCGAGCCATCGCCCGGCGGTCGTCTTCGGGAGAGCGAGCGGTCTGAGCTGGAGCGGCTGCGGGCCGAGGCCGAGGAGAAGGACAAGCGCATCCGCGAGCTGGCATCACCAGCCGGGCGTTCGGCGGGTTGGCGAAGCTGCTAG